TGGTATTTGCTGCAGGCTGTAGGTCTTTCTGATTTTTATGATGTTTGCAAAGGATTGGAACTTGCTAGGAATTTCCAGTTTCCAGTCTTGAGAGAGGTCTTATAGGTTTCCAGCGCATTTATTTATATTCCTTTCTTGCCGTTTTCTCAGCTTATGCTAAGTACTTTATTTTAACCTTTTCAGCCTCCGCAATCCTTCCTCATAACGATGGAAGAGTATATAAAAGAGGCACCGCGGGCTGTAACTGTTCCAAGTGAGACATTGGTTGGTACTtattcttgttctttttttgtTATGGAATTTTAAGCGTTTTGAGTTTTGATCAGTTAGGTTCTTTACCAatggaattttattttgtaaaaacaATTATAGATAATTTATATCTGCTCATTGTGAACAGCTTTTGACATATAGACCAGAAGAACCCTCAGAAGACGCAAAGTTATCTGGTGATGAATCTGAGCCACCAGCTTTAGACATTGTGCCTGTGTCTAATGTTGAGACGGAAGCTCCTCTGCCACCTCCACCGCCACCTCCTCAAAGTAGCATGGCCACTGGAGATTTACTGGTAGATTACGAGTTCTGCTTTCTATGAATTTTCactgtttttgtttattttattctaCACATTCTCTGTGTCActgatttccattttttttcacccCAACCAATCTCTTTCTGTGGATTCAGGGATTGGATTATAGCGCAGCTGATGTATCTGCGATTGAGGACAGAAATGCTTTAGCTCTAGCTATAATTACATCTGAAGCCGGTACCATTttgttatattatattatttgtttatttattatttggcaTTTTCTGACTTCCATAGTTCCATGACTCTTAAATCTCTCCTGCTTTTATTTGCAGATGCAGCTCCAACATTCAATTCTGGTGCAGCCCAAGCAAATGGTTTTGATCCTACTGGATGGGAACTTGCCCTGGTCTCCACTCCAAGTACCGACATTTCAGCACCTAATGAGAGGCAATTGGTAGGCCCATCCCTTGCTTTCAAAATTTATAGTTTTTATCGTTTACTATACCTGTTGTCGATGACCATTTTACTAATACGTACACGTCCCCAACAGTATGAAGTAATGATTTTTCTCACTATATTTGATTTGCTTCCATAATATGCAAAGATATTACTGGGCTTCGGTTCCTTGTAGGATTTTTGTCCTGATAGTGGCTTGCAATTTGATTGATACATGTTTTTGGTTCTTGTCAGGCTGGTGGGTTAGACTCACTTACTCTGAACAGCTTATACGATGAAGGAGCGTATAGGGCGTCTCAGCAGCCTGTCTATGGAGCTCCAGCCCCGAATCCATTTGAGGTCCAAGACCCATTTGCCTTTTCAAACAATGTTGCTCCCCCACCCGCAGTTCAAATCACATCAATGGCCCAGCAGCAGTCCAACCCCTTTGGTCCTTTCCAACCTACCTACCACCAGCCACAGCCGAATGTGATGATGAGTGCAACAAATCCTTTCGGGGATACTACTGGGTTTGGGACATTTCCTCCAAGTGCTGCGCCTCATCCGCAATCTAGCAATCCATTTGGAAGCACTGGCCTTCTGTGAGGACACATGGTTTGATCATCTGAAACAGTGTTAATCCGCGCAACGCAGTGAAGTTGGTTTTGGTGTATTTGGTGAGCATAGCACatatgggtttttggttttggtttttgggaATGAACGGTGTTCGGCTTGAACATAAACAGCGTAAAAGTCCGGCGAGCGAAtagtgaagaatgtaataaTTAGTTGACACATTTTAGAAATTGATGTAATTTTGtttaaatcaaaagaaaaggttactGTATTTTTGGAGCTCTCTTTTTCTCATGTGTCTCtattatttttaatctttaGTTTTTGTAACGATTACACACTCTCACAAAGGAACGGGTTCCATTATATATGAGACTTTGTACAATCTGGCCGTAAGTAGATACAACTTACGAGTAACGGGTTCCATTATACATGAGACTCTGCAATCCGGCTGTAAGTTGATACAACTTAAAATGTATGGAGTCTCACTCTTTACGAGGATGTGTTATCTTTTGCAACCAGTGACATGACATGATAATTATTTAACAGACATATATTGTATTATTTGAATACACGACAATCATCTATGTCATCGGTAATGTCATTTGGACAATATATTAGTTTCAAAAAAGTTATTCTCGATTACGACTAACGAGTGGTTAGTCAAGCTGCTTATTAAATATTCTCCGACCAGGTTGTCCTACTGAATATTCTTTGTTGCTCGAGATTTGTAAATCATGTATTATCTTATTTATAAgagggaaagagatcctcttcatatcccttccaccaaattcacccaatcaatcaatctggacccttgaaatttgatcaaacgactaCAAATAGGGGGTCCCTTTAatagttataataactttaaccgttagATGAAATTTCAAGGATCCAAATTAGATGATTTGATGGATTTAGTTGAAGGAATCCAGAGATGATCTCTTTCCTTATAAGAGAGATAAGTAGAGTAGAGGCTGCTGGTAAAttgtataattattattaattggtGACCttttgacttttttattttggttggatACCTAATAATGTCCCCGTTATAATCCtttgaaatttattttcctttattCACAATTTTAGCAAATTCATGGTCGGTCGGAGTTGCATTTGATGCGGACTAATGATTTTGCCAATAAGGTCGTAAGTTAAATTGATTTCTGCTTAATTTTGGTTAGGTGCCGCCATATTTTCTGGAATTGGATCCCGGGTTCACTCTGTGTGGATCCTAAATAACTCTACATCTTAGTTATTCATTGTGTATCGTGCTATCataaatcatttgacttttttttatttaaaattaaaaataaataatatctgaCGAAAACTGGTCACACGATGAACAGTTAGGGTGTGGGGATAGGATCCCCACAAATGattctggagaggatcctcttccatattttcttttgggaattgttattgacactccaaaattctcattctacactccaaactttctatatttataataaaaatgcaCTTATGAGGAGTTCAGAATTAGATTTTTTgaatgtcaataacacttccttttcttttttggccAATGAATGTGATTAgtctaaaaattaataatattctttTGAGAGTTTCAATCTCACATCGAATAAAGAATGGACTTTGCATGGGTTTAGAAGTAATTGGGATACTTCATATATTGCTTTTATTGTGgaatctcaattttcttcatggtatcaaagaAAGTTGTCTCATATGTGAAGTCCAATGGATATATACGTGTTCCACGTCACCCGATTTATGTTGTCCGCGTGTCCACGtgctaggcttgaaaatttgtcacacGTGCAAGAgtgttgagagtatgaatctCACATCAGAGAAAGAAAAGGACCTTGTAGTGTTTATAAGTAATTCGGTTACTcatcatattgtcaattgaatTTATTGTGGAACctcaacctcttttttttttttttttttttttaggaaataaaaaatcagtAACGTTATATATCCTGCAATATGCATGCGTGAAAGAAATGTAAACATATTACCAAAACCGCTTCATCTTTGCTTTCGGTTCAAGTAGTCAAAGAAAGATATCTGAATTTGGGCAGGCAGGCTCACCGTCTACGAATAAGTCGTGCGCCCTGCGCATGAAATTTGAAACTTGACCAAGTGCATTCACATATCTTATAGTTCACGACAACAATTAAACTTCTAACGACTTTCGGTTCAGGCAAATTTTTAACGATAATCCTTATTATCGCATTGTGAAAGCAGATGACAGATAACGTCATATTACTTTACCAACCGGTTAATGCTTTAACCGTATAATATGGTTATCATATGAAGTACATATATACATGCGTTTTAAATCTTGGAGTTGTAAATCAAGCGGTAGCAGATAGGAGCCTAAAAATGAAAGGGTTTCcagaatattattattattattattattattatgcaTTATGTGTTCGTGGGTTGAGCGTGGGAGCTTGTGGGGAATTTTATTAAAAGCCAAAGAAATGGAAGCAGAAAGTtaaaggaggagagggtgaaAGAGCAGATCGGCATAGCAGGCAGGCAGGcaacaaaagcaaaagaagaagGGGCCATGCTTATACTGTCCCACATTTTCAAATACTCTCAAACCACCATCATTACCAtcacaaaccctaaattcctgtcgattccctctctctctctctctctctctctctctctctctctctctcatttgctTTCTTAAGTGCTGTTAATCATAGGATTCTCAGCCTTGTAAGCAAAAAGCCTAAAACTCGTACGAGAATTAACCTTTGGTTGCCAAAAGAAAGAACCAAAAGAATATCACAGATGTCTCGAATGTTGCTAATTATTCTTTCGATCTTTCAAATTAGAGATCGATGCTTAACCGTGATCTGAAAcactacaattgacaaacaTGCATGCACATACGGTAATAACAAGGGAAATTAAATAGATCTGGAAAATAAAGTTTGAAAATTGAACAGCAAATCGCATAAGCAGgtcacagtttttttttattatgttttgctAGCTAAAAGAAGTGTGAACATAATTAGACATGCATGATAATTCATCATTTACCACCCGTGTTGTAAAAAAaaccacatgcatgcatatatagtCAAATTCTACCCCATGGTACCGTaggaaaatattatatatagttAGTTTTGGGGGCGATATGATGGCATGTATACATCTTTGTCAACAGTCCACATTTGATGATAATTTTCCTTCACTAAATGCAAAGTTGATCGCTTTCGAGTCTAGATCTAGCAGCTGAGAGGGTCCATCATCGCCAATTACAAATTACAAATGTTAATCAATTACAATTACAAATTACACATCATCGCCAATTATATGACACTTGGTGTATCGGACCATATTTCCGGCACATTGGAAAATTGTTTGGCTATGCGAATTCTGGCACCAGTCCTTTGGAGTctacaataattaaaattagggTTCAAGAATTATCATTTGGAATGCCCAATCGGCAGTATATTGGGCATAGGGTCCCTTGTATAAATGattaattcaaaaaattaagcAAAATACTTTGTGAAAATTATATGATTAGTGATATCTTTATAGCCACGCAAGTTATGTACATGATGCCCGCAGGACCCTCATATAATCTATATTTCAAAATATATACATGGATGCGGATGCTACCTAATTTTTCTAAGTCGTCATTTTTGAAATGTTCGATTTCAGAATTAGTTAGGAGTTCTGgtgcatatataatatatattttggtATTCTTTTTTTCTAAACAATGTTCTAATTAAGGTGGATGCAGTCATGAAATTTGAATTCATCATCTTTATTTAGTTTTGTGGGATAATTAGATTAATATTGTCCCCTtggtcaaaaaaaataaaagacagtAATAAAGGAAAAGTGACACTCGTGATCAACTTTTGAAAcaatataaacaaatatataatacatataTCACACTGAAGAATTTATATATttgacaaatttaaaatatataatcatGTTATCGTATCGATTATTTGATgcccttctcctcctcttgtatTCAGGCTTGCGACGGGGCTTGGAACCCATAGATCAATATTGATTGGAAGAACCTAGGCTTCCAACATGTCACATACGCTTAAAGGATTATTTGAAGTTTACAGCTGCATGCATTCTATTTGTTTCTCTCATATCTGTTGGAACGTATAAAGACTattcagaaagaaagaaaccctAATCTAGCTAGAAAGTCGGGTCTCATACATAGCTAGAAGTTCAtccatatatataaaagaaatgttTCATTATGAGAATGTTATTTGTTATCAAAATCATTTATTGGTTTAACACGTATGAATGATTAAACATATCTAAattggatgattttttttttgcagatatGATCGTTAGaggatgataaagagaatgagatatgatctttaaatattgataaagagaatgaacagTTGAGATTATGATGTTCAAGCAATAAAAGTTCGTTAATCATAAGTGAGGGGGACAAGTAAGTTCCTCCATGGAGGACACAAGCATTATCTGTTAATAAATTACATGGAAGGGATTCTACAGACTCACATTTTTTTCACTctaagctctttttttttttttttttgcttttaccACTCGaatcaaataaatcaaaggTTGACAAAAGAAATAACTGGAAAAGAATGCAGACAGAAAAAACGAGATCgtagaaaattagaaatcacTACCCTATATTCCAGGTAcataaaagatgaagaagaGTTTTATAAGAAAAAGCTTTCATGGGAGATGAGAGCTAGATTATGGAAGTGGAGCATCTGGATGGATCATATAAACTGTGACCCACACTTTACTGTAAGGGTGGTCCACCTACTCAATGGTGTGGTTGATGGGCCACCCCAATTCTGTtgctcaaatttaaaaaaattggcGTGGGAGCTGTCAAGGCCGCCTAAGATTCCTACTTGTATTCATACATAGTTATATCTCCTATTCCCTACCATGGTCCAGTTTCACTACAAAACCCCCAATTAATTAtcatataaaaatgaaattataaaagaatTTGTGTGCAAGCAAGGGCAGATTCACCTTGGGGTTAAGTGGGTCAGCTCATGCAAATTCAGAAATCTTTCATAGAAAAGTTGCAGTGCCTTTTGAAAATATGAGATGCTCTTACAACTATCACTTAACTGCTCGATAATTGCTTTCATGGACATTGGATTGGGTAGTTGCTAGCCTCATACCTTTGTATGCATTGCTATGGGCATCTGTTTATAGGCTCACCAGGCATACGCTAACATTTGTCGGCATGTTTGCGCAAAGAATCTGTTGGCATATGTCGATAGGTACCAAGACTCGATGAAATGCTAATTTACATGTTATTCCGTCTAACAAATTTTACACGTTGCGCACGCTTTTCTTACTAACctctaaaataatattttctaaatCTACCACTTCGTGCGAACAAGACATAGTATTAtgattaattcaattaatttcaCATCTGCAAATAAAATGACGAATAAAGAATACTTGGCATATTTTAATATAAAGTAGAAACTATGTTCCACTTCCACAGCAACGGTTactcaattcttttttttttttttaaaaaaaaaccatcacagATGATACTTGAAAACATTCTTTAATTTTCCTCGACTCAATcacatatttctttcttttctctgcTCAGTGTCTTGTTTTGTTGTCCAAATTCCACTCCAAACCGCCTTCTCTTACTTCTATTTTTCTCTGAATCTTTCCCTCTCCCCATccatttttctttcatcttcTAATCTGCAACTCTCTCTCTGTATATACCAGAAACAGAGCACCATCAATGGCTGCCAACAAGTTTGCAACCATGCTGCACAGAAACACCAACAAGATCACTCTCGTTCTAGCCTATGCTCTCCTCGAATGGACTCTGATCATCCTCCTCCTTCTCAATTCCCTCTTTTCTTACCTAATCATAAAGTTCTCCGATTACTTTGGCCTCAGAAGACCCTGCCTCTGGTGTTCTAGGCTCGAACATATCTTCGAGCCCAGAAACACCAAAAGTTCTTATAGAGATCTCGTCTGCGAATCTCATGCCAATGAGATATCCCATCTGGGTTATTGTTCAAATCACCAGAAACTTGTAGAATTGCAAGATATGTGCGAGGACTGCTCATCGAAGCCGGATTGCGAAGAATGGTCAAAGAAGTTTGCTTTTTTTCCATGGATGAAGCAAATTGGGATGATTCGGGATAGCGATGAAAAAGTCACTGAGAATGGAGAGGAGAAGTTGAACTGTTCTTGCTGCGGTTTGAGTTTGAACAAGTTTTACCCTTCTTGTATTGTGATTAAACCTTCTTGGGAGGTTTTGGATTattctcagaaacaaaatttGAGTGTGGAAACAGGGGATGATCGTCAGACGGAAGAAGGTGATCGGTCGGATCGAAGCGGATCGGATTTTGTGATCGGAGACGAAGAGGGAGTCGAAGAAAAGAAGGGAGAAAATAGGGGTTTTGAAGCAGAGGATCATTCTGCTGCTTGTTCTGTATGTGACTATGGCTGCAAGGAGACGGAGATTGTAGCCATTGGAGATGAAAAAGTGGTGAGAGAcatagaagaagaacaagaacccACAAAAGATATTGTATCTCCAAAAATTCGACCTCAGGATTTGGAGTTCTACATTGATCAAGACGATTGCCGGTTGGTTCTGGTTGATTTGATTGATTCTCCAGCCACCATTGAAAACCAGAGTCATCAGAAGTATAAGAAGGTGGAAGAAGACCAAGGAAATAGTAGCGGTTGTGAAGATGTTATACTGGATTTCGACATTGCGAAGCCGGTTGTGGAGAATTGGCGCAGTTCAGAAGAGTCTGTGTCATTGCTTTCGTTCGATGAGAGTAAGGAAGAGGGGAGTAAGGTTTCGGTTCTTGGTTTGAAGGATTCGGATGAGACTGGGAGCGCGAAGGAGGAAAATGAACAGGTTGGAGCTGTAGCAAATGGTGAAATTGTTTCAGATGTTCATCTAGGTAAGCATGTTTAATTTCATTCACTTATAATTTATAGACaatgttttgttatttttggaTGACAAAATCTCAATTGTGGCATTCAATGCATGCAGCAATTAAGGATGAAGTCCTTCCTGGCAACGATGAGATTGAGGCGGAGGTCGCAATAGGGACAAAGATTCCTGATCAGGAACAGAATGACGAAGTTCAATCGGCTCAAGAACTTTTGAATTCGCATCCGTGTGAGCAGGAAGACCCTTCTACAAGTTCTGCCATTCAACATGTTTGCGATCGTCATGGTAAGCCTCGAATCCTGGCCTAAGCACGTTCGCAATCTCAAAATCTTACTTATGTccgaaattattttaatttgttacatTGTTAGGTTCTGAGCAACCAGAGGAAGAATTACTTGAATTCAAAACCTTGTCGGCTGAAAAGagtgagaaagaaaaagaaaatcatttcTCATATGAGGAAGATGATGTTCTTGACACACCTACTTCAATAGACAGTCTCCACCAGTTGCATAAAGGAATGCTACTATTTGAGAGACGAGAACTGGTAACAGAAGACTCATTGGATGGAAGTGTTATGAGTGACATTGAAGGCGGTGATGAAGTCGTGACAGTTGAGAAATTAAAGACGGCGTTGAAAACTGAACGGAAGGCTTTGAACGAATTATATGTGGAACTTGAAGAAGAGAGGAGTGCTTCTGCAGTGGCAGCCAGTCAGACAATGGCAATGATAAATAGGCTACAAGAAGAAAAGGCAGCAATGCAGATGGAAGCTTTGCAGTACCAGAGAATGATGGAAGAGCAGTCTGAGTACGACCAGGAAGCGATGCAGCTCTTGAACGAGCTTATGGTGAAGCGGGAAAGGGAAAAGCAAGAGCTTGAAAAGGAGCTGGAAGTATGTCGAAAGAA
This Pyrus communis chromosome 6, drPyrComm1.1, whole genome shotgun sequence DNA region includes the following protein-coding sequences:
- the LOC137737357 gene encoding myosin-binding protein 2-like, with amino-acid sequence MAANKFATMLHRNTNKITLVLAYALLEWTLIILLLLNSLFSYLIIKFSDYFGLRRPCLWCSRLEHIFEPRNTKSSYRDLVCESHANEISHLGYCSNHQKLVELQDMCEDCSSKPDCEEWSKKFAFFPWMKQIGMIRDSDEKVTENGEEKLNCSCCGLSLNKFYPSCIVIKPSWEVLDYSQKQNLSVETGDDRQTEEGDRSDRSGSDFVIGDEEGVEEKKGENRGFEAEDHSAACSVCDYGCKETEIVAIGDEKVVRDIEEEQEPTKDIVSPKIRPQDLEFYIDQDDCRLVLVDLIDSPATIENQSHQKYKKVEEDQGNSSGCEDVILDFDIAKPVVENWRSSEESVSLLSFDESKEEGSKVSVLGLKDSDETGSAKEENEQVGAVANGEIVSDVHLAIKDEVLPGNDEIEAEVAIGTKIPDQEQNDEVQSAQELLNSHPCEQEDPSTSSAIQHVCDRHGSEQPEEELLEFKTLSAEKSEKEKENHFSYEEDDVLDTPTSIDSLHQLHKGMLLFERRELVTEDSLDGSVMSDIEGGDEVVTVEKLKTALKTERKALNELYVELEEERSASAVAASQTMAMINRLQEEKAAMQMEALQYQRMMEEQSEYDQEAMQLLNELMVKREREKQELEKELEVCRKKLQDYEAKERAMILRRLKDGSVKSRTSSGACSNAEDSDGLSTDLNNELKEEDCLYGNEESSNQNTPADAVLYLEKSLAVFEEEKLSILDQLKELEEKLLTLSEEEEEECCEDINQIEHFFSENGNGYHESSDVRSEVNGNGIANGHSKEMNGNHDQDRKIKGLKAKRLLPLFDAIETESRDWELNGNTEGYDSFTSQESESKKLAIEEEVDHVYERLQALEADREFLKHCISSLRKGDKGLLLLQEILEHLRDLRSVELRLRTTADSIL
- the LOC137737000 gene encoding putative clathrin assembly protein At2g01600 — encoded protein: MGTLQTWRKAYGALKDSTKVGLAHVNSDYADLDVAIVKATNHVECPPKERHLRKILIATSSIRPRADVAYCIHALSRRLSKTHNWTVALKTLIVIHRTLREGDPTFREELLNFSQRGRILQLSNFKDESSPIAWDCSAWVRTYALFLEERLECFRVLKYDIEAERLPRPAEGQEKGYSRTRELDSEELLEQLPALQQLLYRLIGCRPEGAASINYVIQYALALVLKESFKIYCSINDGIINLVDKFFEMPRHEAVKALDVYKRAGQQAVGLSDFYDVCKGLELARNFQFPVLREPPQSFLITMEEYIKEAPRAVTVPSETLLLTYRPEEPSEDAKLSGDESEPPALDIVPVSNVETEAPLPPPPPPPQSSMATGDLLGLDYSAADVSAIEDRNALALAIITSEADAAPTFNSGAAQANGFDPTGWELALVSTPSTDISAPNERQLAGGLDSLTLNSLYDEGAYRASQQPVYGAPAPNPFEVQDPFAFSNNVAPPPAVQITSMAQQQSNPFGPFQPTYHQPQPNVMMSATNPFGDTTGFGTFPPSAAPHPQSSNPFGSTGLL